The Gadus morhua chromosome 16, gadMor3.0, whole genome shotgun sequence DNA window ctctctctctctctctctctctctctctctctctctctctctctccctctctccctctctctctctctctctctctctctctctctctccctctccctctctctctctctcagacagaaAGCGTCCTTACCGTGGACGTGGACTCTGAGATTCTCTCGCAGCTGCAAGTGTTCAAAACATCATTTACCCCTTCCTCAGCATCTTCTCGTGCTTTGTTACGGGTgcaggtctgtctgtccgtccgtgtgAGACGCTGCTCtgcagggtgggaggggggggagaccagtgggggggggggaccagtgggggggggggaccagtggggggggggagaccagtggggggggggggagaccagtggggaggagaccagtggggggggggggggcagtggcaCTCGGAGGGGCATCAGGTCCTGAGAACAGCCCAAGCTCGTCCTTGTCACAACAAAGTCAACAAGATAAAAGGCCCACGTACACACTCACGTGCACTCTCACACAGACGTAAACAGAGATAGGATGTCAgggacgcgcacgcacacacacacacacacacacacaggtacacacaaacgcacacacacatacgtacacaaacacacataaatatttgCAGAGGTATACAACAATtgcactcacaaatacacacaggcatgcacacacacacacacacacacacacaccaagtgtaCATCCAGCCAGTTACACAAACTCAATGCAAACTCAGCACGTCCACAGCGAGAATGGCAGGGTGAGCAGGCCTCTCCCCCCCTatcctccgccccctccatcctccccctccccccctccccctctcactttACACATGCAGTTCTCCTCCTCAcaccagctgctgctcctcAGGCTGACAACCGCTGAGACAAACACAatactgcacacgcacacacacacacacacaaacacacacacacacacacacacacacacacacacacaccccggtgCATGCGGCGTGTCCGACCGACGCCGCTCTCCGCCGGGCGCCGGTGGGGCCGCCCGGCGCCCGCCTCTTCCTGTAATCATGCGTCAGAGCTCCGGACGggcggccaatcacagggcAGCTCCTCGCCCGGCGCCACGGGGGCGGCTGCTGCCTAACGAGGCGGCGCCACGGCCCCGGTGCATCACAGGCTGTCCCCGCTCCGGCCCGCACACGgtgtccagccccccccccccccctatacaccgggggggcagggcctctgcccgccgccgcccccccccccccaccctacacaccgggggcggggcctcagcGTCCTCCTCTCCTGCGTGAGGACGTGTCTTTAATTGGCGTGTTGTACCGGGCGCTGTCTCTTATCACatggagacgcacacacacacacacacacacacacacacacacacacacacacacacacacacacacgtacgtgtgATGTAACGGATaagacggccggtgaggtaacCACACATGGCCGAGGAGGAGAGGCCGacctggttgccatggtgatcaCGATCCCCTGCGGTCCGCCtggctgccccccctcccccgagtcCATCCCTCTGTCTTGTTATTGTTTACCATCTCTGTCCATGTGTCTCTCCTTTAATCCTCTCTCCtgcatctccctctcttcctctctctccccaccccctttATTCCCCCTGCATCCATCCGtcattcctcccccctcttcctccccctcccccctccccttcacgCCACAGtggacctcctcctccggctaCAGACGGGCCCCCCAGCACTGGCTGGGACCGGCCCGACCTTCAGCGCATCAACCGCAGCCCGGGCACGCACAGGTCCCGGGACcccgcccccaccgcccccccccgacCCGCTACATAACGGGCCGACCTTTCCAGCGGGCGTCAGCGGGTCAGGGATGGGCGGTGACGTTGGGGGGGTTCTCTGAAGGCCGGCGCGCTGCGCCTCCATAATGTGGGTCGTTCATCACGCCGACTGACATCAACGCTGCCTCCGCTCCGGCGCGGTCAGCGTGATCGTGGTTGCTAGGATACGGTGTTTCACCGTAGTAAAGGGGGTTGCTAGGATACGGTGTTTCATCGTAGTGAGTGTGATCGTGGTCGCTAGGATACGGTGTTTCAGCGAAGTGATCGTGGTTGCTAGGATACCGTGTATCATCATAGTGATAGTGGTTGCTAGGATACAGTGTTTCATCGTAGTGAATGTGATCGTGGTCGCTAGGATACGGTGTTTCAGTGTAGTGATCGTGGTCGTTAGGATACCATGTTTCATCGTAGTGATAGTGGTTGCTAGGATACGGAGTTTCATCGTAGTGAGCTTGATCTTGGTCGCTAGGGTACGGTGTTTCATCGTGGTGATCATAAACGTGGTTGCTGAGATACGTTGTTTCAGCTTAGTGATCGTGGTCGCTAGGATACGGTGTTTCATCGCAGTGAGAGTGGTTGCTAGGATACGGTGTTTCATTGTAGTGATCATGATCGTGGTTGCTAGGATACAGTGTTTCATCGTAGTGATCGGGGTTGCGATACGGTGTTTCATTGTAGTGATCATGATCGTGGCTGCTAGAATACGGTGTTTCAGTGTAGTGATCGTGGTCGCTAGGATACCGTGTTTCAACGTAGTGAGCGTGATCGTGGTCTCTAGGATACGGTGATTCAGCGTAGTGAGCATTGTCACTAGGTGACGATCTTACATCTATGGGGGACTATTGTTCGCCAAatcaaaaaaaattattaagAAACAAATGTTCCTAATTAAAGTCTTTGTTTCATCTCATTGTAGCAACATGTTCAGGTGtagagagaaggagcaggaaTTCAGCTATTTGCTGAATCACGGTTACAGTTTGACATGAGCAACATTTCCAGGAACGTAATCTGAGGATAACGACATCAGCACCGTGTAGCATCATGAGAATCCAATCAGGATGCTGCTTTAATACGTATCCCATGTCATatgtcctccacccagaccgaGGAAACACACTGTTTGGGTGCCATTGTGGTACTCCTGGGATCATGTGTGAGTCCATAACACACCTCACCACCAATACACCCACCGTTGTTTTGTTTATCCATATGGATATCTGATACCATTTAAGAACAATACTGCTGTCATAATAATTAAAGAGAATTTAGCAATAGTAATTTAAGGTTATGAGAATATTGCATATTGTGGGTatacattataattatatatcatatacatatgcaaatatactgtacatatagatttatatatacatctatatatttatGCGTGCATTACTCATGATCAGATTCATCTACCAAAGATCTGTAACTAGGATGTGTCGATTGGAAAATCGCTTCCAGTAGATAATTCATTGATTTCGTCAGGCAAGGAAAAAAAGCTGGTTCTTGAGAATCGCCATCTAACCAGTTTATCGTTGGTGGTGTTCACGTCATTTATTCACGTCATGTCGGGGCTATTCCTCGTATTAATTCAGCTGCTTACAGATATTTCTAATATAAGGAACAAAAAGATTGGCCGGATGTTCTCTTGATAAACCGTCCGTGATATATTGTAACACTTCATGAACCCGGTGAACCGCGGCGAACAATGGAGGCTAAGTACGGTGCGGAGCCGAGAGGTTCGGCTCCGTTCTGCTCCTCCGGAGTATCCGAGAGGTTCAGCTCCGTTCTGCTCCTCTAAAGGAGCCGAGACCCCGAGGTTCTGCTCCTCCGGAAGGAGCCGAGAGGTTCTGAATCTCTGGAAGAGCCGAGACCTCGAGGATTCGAGACCTCAAGGCTCTGCTCCTCCAGATCCCAGACCTCGAGGATCTGGGTCCCAGCCCGTGCCGCTCACCTGTCAAGCTGTCGTAGCACTCGATCTCGGTGATGTCCACGGCTCTGCGCTGCTCTTCGGTCATCTTGGTTGAGGCTTGGCTGAGGAGGTTGACCTCGGAGCCCGTGGTCCCGTCCACCACATGCACCCCCTTCAGCTGCAGCAGAGCTCGGTGGTACTTGCCGATGGCTTCCCGGAACTTCTTCTCCTTGTAGCAGCGATGGCCCTCCACCTTGAAGTCGATCGCCTTCTGGATGTTGGCTTCCATGTCCATCTCGGCCGAGGCGACCCGGTAccctaccccctctcccccagcggCCGCGGCCAGGCTCCGGCCGCCCGTCTCCGGGTAGCTCTTGAGGCTCTTGATTTGGTGCTGCTTGGCTTCCATGTCTCTCAGTGGGAGCGGCAGGACGGCACCATGCTGCGGGGACTCGAAGCGCTGTTTTCTCGGAGAGGACGGGAGCAGCGTGCTATGCATAAAGgacggagagatggagatgggaACAGGAAGGCACCGACAATGACTCCTCGCTAAATAGGCTGCTTAGAGAGAAGATACAAATCAAGACGGATCCGATGTCGAGTGTCCCTCCACTCGCCCGCTGCCGCTAGAGAAGAACTGTCACACAAGAATGTGGATAAATGACGTAAAAAGAGATATGGTGGATACAGGCGGTTTGGTTTTCTTGGGATCGCTCCTCGGATTCGGCGGCGTGTGTCGAATCTCTCAGAGGATGCTCGGGTTGTGCTCGCAGCTTCAGCACCACAGACAGCGCACGAGCCCGGCGCACGGCATTGTGGGAAAGAGGGATGTCGTGAGGCTCTATTGCCTTGCTGCACCACAAATGCAGTCAAAACGTCTAAAAGATAAGAATAAATGTCAAGCGCGCGTCTGTAGGTCACTAAGAAAGCGTTGTGATCAAACCCAACAGAGTATTTAATACCGGCTGCTCTTATTGATGACTCTAGGGGACATCCAACATGTAACCAAACCGACATGTCCTTCAAGAAACGTGTCTTATGAACCGTTTGGAATTAGACATTTCCCATTATCTCACCATACAGGTAAGGTCAGTGGATTGAGTTGTCTGCTTATTGATCGCCCCGGATCACCTGCACAGCGGGGCTCCTCGTTAATTCAtcccagtaggcctacatacttTACCCAATATCTTATCACGGGGCCAGGGTGGATGTGCTCAGGGCTTGTTTACTCCATTCATCTCACTCTCTGCTGTGTAGTAACTAAGCAGCGGGGATTCCCATCGGAGGATACTGTCGAGGTTAATTCATTCTAAACGATGAGGTAATGGTTACTGAGGTAACGGTTACCGTGGAAACGCATCTTTCGCAGCCTCGTTTAGCCGGGAACTGAAAGGACGATACCTGGTCAGTATTTTAGTAGCCTACCTTTAGAAATTTTGGGGATATATTGACAATGTCATGATAAATAATGCAGATGTATACCCATGTTCCCACACATTTAAAATCCGATATTCATTGATGGATTGCAGAAACAATTGTGTGGAAAGTCACATTTTAGATAACTTAATACTTCAATCTGTTTTTCAATCTATGCAGGGCCCCGATCAGACCGATCCCAGAATGTCCCTTCAAAATAGTAAATAAAATGATATGAAGAGTAGACGTTTTGTGTTCAAATCTTTCTCTTAAACAGAATCATCACGTACACGATTGTTTcagacttgtttttttttgttgaaagtTACAGCAACACATGTCCGGGTGTGATCTCGTGCTCTGACGCTGCGGTCGGCCCGGCCCAGGGTCTTCTGGTCCGGGGGAGACGTCGATTTAAAGGATCATTTTCGCAGATACCGTACTGTCCTCCCAAAACACAATAAAGGAGTAATAACAAAATATACACAACAATTGAGAGTGAAGTTCCTGCTCTGTGAAACCATGTAAAGTGTATAAACCTGATGGATATAAACCGTGTCTACGGGCCTCGTTAGCCGCTCTTATAAAGGGGCGGACCGGGGTAGAAAAGTGGCCGCTAGGGGGAGCTGTGCTGCGGTGTTCCGGCCGCAGAGGACGGTGTGCCGTGGTTCTTGTCGGGTGGGTCCTCTTATTCGAGTGTGCTCGCAGGTTCTTCTGAATGTCGTTTCTTTCAGGTCCAGAGGCATTCGCGTTGAGCGCTTTTCATCAGCACCATTCCACTTAAGCTTTTTACTTTCTCCTGAACTCGCtgcgtgggggggagggggagggggggggggggggacttgagTAAGAGGAGCACTATAATATAAAGTGAAAAACGTGTTTTCTCTGAGGGGGTCGTACtgcttaaaaacaaaaatatttctGTCTTCCTTATAACGCATTCTAGGAAGCCTTATCTTCTTCTACAACAAAACTCAGTTATACGGTACATCGGATGCTAAACCCGTCATAAGCGGGAAGCCCATGCCTTAATAACGCTAACATAAAATACCCAGGAAGGAGTGTGCGATGGAGTGATGAACCCCCGGAGCCTTTAGTGAAGCCGAGTGTGTGCGCCACAACGTGACCTTCCTTCAGTCGGCTTCAGGAGTGAACAAGACGCGCAAACAGCGCTGGGCAGTCAACAAAGAAAACACGCCACCAGATCGCCCCGACGTCTGCTCAAAGTAACGACAAGACCTGACCACAAAGCCACAGACACCACGACCGGGGGGGAACGGTTCACCAGTAAGAATACTAAACATAACCCCGTCAGGctccctctgggggggggggccctgggggcccCTAAGTGTTCTTGCAGCCCAGCCTCCTGAAGACGCTCACGGAGCCCGCGTCCATCTGGGCCCCCAGGCAGTCGCCGGCCGGGGGGGCCGCCGTGGTGCTGCTCACCTTGGGGCTGGCCAGGGGCCGCGGCCGGGTGCTGCTCACCCTGTTGTCCTGCATGTCGggccccgcggcggcggcggcggcggcggggagctTCCCCAGCCGCCGCAGCACGCTGAGCTTGGGCGGGGGCCCCGTGGAGGACGGGGCCGCCGGGGGGGCCCCGGCCGGGTGCTTGAACTTGCCCCCCAGGCGGCGCATggcggtgggcggggccttGGGCGGGGCCTGTTTCTTCTTGGGCGGGGCGGGGGCGCGGCTCGCCTTGAGGACGCCGGCGTACTGCAGCACGGAGCCCTCTCCGTcgctgtcctccccctcctcctcctcctcctcttcctcctcctcctggctggcGCTAGCCGAGCCCCCCCCGCCAGGAGCGGGACGGGGCTCCGCCTCCTCGGCCCCCCCCCGACCCAGACGGCTGAACACCccggagggctgaggagggagagaggagagggagaggggagggagggtggagagggggaggggagggggagtggagaggggagggagagagaggaggagagaggagagggagaggggagggagggtggagagggagaggggagggagggtggagagggagaggggagggagggtggagagggagaggggaggagagaggagagggagaggggagggagggagagagagagaggaagagagaggagagggaggaggagagaaaagaggggggaggggagagagagagagagagaggaagagagaggagagggaggaggagagaggagagggggagagagaggagaggggagagggggaggggagaggagaggagaggagaggagaggatgagtgaATCACCTGCTACACCAACCGTTACTAACATACAAAGCGCCCGGTACACACTAGAGCCCAATCGTACACCAGTAGGTCGATGTTGGCCTGTCACAGACATCGTATCGGTGTAAAGGACTGCCGACATGAAAACTTTACAAGTGGTGTCGATTTACACTTAACGCAATCACCCGTTTATAAACCCTCTACTGTTGGGGTTGAACCTCCAAGTCAACGTAAGCGCTCCAATCACCATCCGGTTTGACATCCTGGTCTGTGAGAGGGCTAGCAGCTCCTTGGGTCTTTTAGCTCAGGGCTCTAGCGCTACGGGAACCGGCCTTACCTTGGGTCTTTTAGCTCAGGGCTCTagcgctacgggacccggcctTACCTTGGGTCTTTTAGCTCAGGGCTCTAGCGCTAGGGGACCCGGCCTTACCTTGGGTCTTTTAGCTCAGGGCTCTagcgctacgggacccggcctTACCTTGGGTCTTTTAGCTCAGGGCTCTagcgctacgggacccggcctTACCTTGGGTCTTATAGCTCAGGGCTCTagcgctacgggacccggcctTACCTTGGGTCTTTTAGCTCAGGGCTCTagcgctacgggacccggcctTACCTTGGTGCCGCTGGTGTTGGTCGCGTCCGCCTTGGCCTCCGCGCCGAGCCGCTCGAACACAGACATCCGCTTGGAGCCTTCACAAGGAGGAGAGGATTAACAGGATGACACCGAGGGAGAACACGCAAGCACCACAGATGAACAGAATTACCATAATTACATTTGACGATGACCAGGGACGAGCCCCACTGGACACCGAGCAGCTAATGCGTACACATAACATGTATTGAATGGTTCCTAGTGATCAGCAGCTCCTGAGCCCGACGTCCCCGTTCCCTTCTGGGCCCAGAGCCGTCCTCGTGTTTCTGACGCGGCTCCCTGATCCGCTCGGCTCGGCTCGCGGAGCTCTTTAGGAAGGACAAGGCTTTTTAGGCCGGGAGAATCCAGAACAATCTCAGCTGATCCAGGCTGTTTGTTTGGCTGCAGAACTCAGCGTTTGAGAGCCAATTTGTTTCATTTCTGGCGAACCGAGGATTTCTGAGTCTAGCAGACAGGCCGAAACAGACCAGCGCTACACATAGGATCTGGTCGCCAAACAGTCACGACGTTGAGACGCTTACTTCTTTGTTAAAAGGTGTCGTTTGTCACATTTGCATGAACCTGACCAGCTGTCCTCCAGGAACAATATTATTCCATAATATTCTAAAACATTATCAGACACACGAAGAAGAACCACACGTGACCGAAGCAGCGAACACACGGAGACAGACGGATGAGGttcacacacaggacacacagtaACCAGACAGGAGAGTTAGTCACCGACACACAACAGGCAGTGGAGCAGGCGGTCACACGAGGGTTAGCCGGATGAGGATGAGTCCCTACGGTCCACACAGATGGGGGGTTTAGTGTCGGGGGGGCTCTAGGGGCGGCGGTAGGAGCCCGACCGCGGGCCACAGCCTACCTTTCCTCCCCTGCTGGGCCAAGATGCGGCGTGTGCGCGCTGTAGTACCCTTGGGCATGTTGACGATGTACTTGCCTTCCATCTCCGCGGTTACACGCCGTCGTTTCACGGCAGGCAAGCCTTTCCCCTCGTCCGCAGGCTGGGTTacgactagggggggggggggggggacgcatcGTCAGAGACCCTACCTCACCACGGGGAGACTTTATACAACACTTTATAAGAAATGCACCGTGTGTAACATCAACACCAAGCTGGTTCTATTTAAAGGGCTGAATCATTCTTGCTGGATGTGTTGCCCCGCTGCATTgtgggaaggggaggagccacCTGATGACTGTGGTGGCCAAGTTCAGCCGTCCTCCCTACTTATGCATTATACTTCGATGGAGAGATATTTGATAAATAACTTATTTTATGGTTTCACCTGTAGTTCTATCTTATATGATTCTGAATCGAATCACAACTTCCAAAAATCTGTTTATTGGAAGTTCCCCCTTTGCCCTTAGGTTTGCCTCCGTGTTTACATTCAGTTGATATAACTTTTTAaaaaccaaccctaacccttaaaaaCCAATGAACACGGAGTGTTTCGGCCGGGACGGAGGAGGCTTCCTACCTGTTTTCCCGCTCTTGCTGGCCTGTTTGTTGGACACGG harbors:
- the ttc9b gene encoding tetratricopeptide repeat protein 9B; its protein translation is MHSTLLPSSPRKQRFESPQHGAVLPLPLRDMEAKQHQIKSLKSYPETGGRSLAAAAGGEGVGYRVASAEMDMEANIQKAIDFKVEGHRCYKEKKFREAIGKYHRALLQLKGVHVVDGTTGSEVNLLSQASTKMTEEQRRAVDITEIECYDSLTGERHGLGPRSSRSGIWRSRALRSRILEVSALPEIQNLSAPSGGAEPRGLGSFRGAERS
- the c16h19orf47 gene encoding uncharacterized protein C19orf47 homolog isoform X2, yielding MASVTTATSEWIQFFREAGIPAGLAVTYAVSFADNRIQKNMLMDLSKEIMMDLGITVIGDIIAILKHAKLVYRQDMCKMATEAITSGQTSVQAELRRTAHTPATRMIANALSRDSPPSTPNRRPDNRLPDNRLPDNRLSVTVSNKQASKSGKTVVTQPADEGKGLPAVKRRRVTAEMEGSKRMSVFERLGAEAKADATNTSGTKPSGVFSRLGRGGAEEAEPRPAPGGGGSASASQEEEEEEEEEEGEDSDGEGSVLQYAGVLKASRAPAPPKKKQAPPKAPPTAMRRLGGKFKHPAGAPPAAPSSTGPPPKLSVLRRLGKLPAAAAAAAGPDMQDNRVSSTRPRPLASPKVSSTTAAPPAGDCLGAQMDAGSVSVFRRLGCKNT
- the c16h19orf47 gene encoding uncharacterized protein C19orf47 homolog isoform X1 — its product is MASVTTATSEWIQFFREAGIPAGLAVTYAVSFADNRIQKNMLMDLSKEIMMDLGITVIGDIIAILKHAKLVYRQDMCKMATEAITSGQTSVQAELRRTAHTPATRMIANALSRDSPPSTPNRRPDNRLPDNRLPDNRLSVTVSNKQASKSGKTVVTQPADEGKGLPAVKRRRVTAEMEGKYIVNMPKGTTARTRRILAQQGRKGSKRMSVFERLGAEAKADATNTSGTKPSGVFSRLGRGGAEEAEPRPAPGGGGSASASQEEEEEEEEEEGEDSDGEGSVLQYAGVLKASRAPAPPKKKQAPPKAPPTAMRRLGGKFKHPAGAPPAAPSSTGPPPKLSVLRRLGKLPAAAAAAAGPDMQDNRVSSTRPRPLASPKVSSTTAAPPAGDCLGAQMDAGSVSVFRRLGCKNT